Proteins from one Chitinophaga oryzae genomic window:
- a CDS encoding glycoside hydrolase family 20 protein gives MKRVFLFSVLITVHTCLLAQRKRVAAPAALIPLPVAASWTADSAFVTAHAEIKAMPGLEKDAALLKSYMERVGSRPVSNRITAAVILSIDSVVVKQPEGYLLQVTPQQVKLTAHDAAGIGHGIATLQQLWKPAAGGGLVLPGAMITDYPRFGYRGMHLDVSRHFFSVDYIKQFIDQLALYKFNNFHWHLTDDQGWRIEIKKYPRLQEVSAWRDQTMIGHKKELPHRFDGKKYGGYYTQEQVKEVVAYAAARHINVIPEIEMPGHALAALEAFPALGCTGGPYKTAQFWGIFDDVFCAGKDSTFLFLQDVLDEVIALFPSSYIHIGGDECPKVRWKQCPACQQRMKAEHLEDEDALQSYFIRRISDYVNRKGRKIIGWDEILEGGLAPGATVMSWRGVEGAVMAARQKQQVIMTPEDELYFDHYQSLYPEEQTAAAGYTPLEAVYGYEPLVTAGDTALLPYIAGIQGGIWSEYLSTETKANYMIYPRLQATAERAWSPATVRDYDDFTQRLTALTGDRYTTWREINYKLDSVGRGSLYVTLHARQPGAVVRYTTDGSVPVAGSPVYKGRIRICHSAVLQARLFVQGKPAGRLFRQPFEVYKSTGARVTLQQPPNTKYTSDAALLVNGVAGTHRFNDGQWLGFSARDLHAYVDLGSVQEIKLLGANVLNYHWQKMWGPESLVFEVSADGKNFERVAAADSFPVNGTNQVRLTVKPVQARYIKVTAVNKGVIPAGEYGAGGRAMMLADEIIVN, from the coding sequence ATGAAAAGAGTATTCCTGTTTTCTGTACTTATAACAGTTCATACATGCCTCCTCGCTCAAAGGAAAAGGGTTGCCGCTCCGGCAGCCCTGATTCCTTTGCCAGTGGCAGCTTCCTGGACAGCCGACAGCGCTTTTGTTACCGCCCACGCGGAAATAAAGGCTATGCCCGGCCTGGAAAAAGACGCCGCGCTGCTGAAGTCGTATATGGAGCGTGTTGGCAGCCGCCCGGTAAGTAACCGTATAACCGCTGCCGTTATACTTTCCATTGATTCCGTGGTGGTGAAACAGCCGGAAGGCTACCTGTTACAGGTAACGCCGCAACAGGTGAAACTGACTGCGCACGATGCCGCCGGTATCGGTCACGGGATAGCCACCCTGCAACAGCTGTGGAAGCCTGCCGCAGGCGGCGGACTGGTACTGCCCGGGGCGATGATCACCGACTATCCCCGCTTCGGGTACCGTGGCATGCACCTCGATGTAAGCCGTCATTTCTTTTCGGTGGACTATATCAAACAGTTCATCGATCAGCTGGCGTTGTACAAGTTCAATAACTTTCACTGGCATCTCACCGATGACCAGGGATGGCGCATAGAAATAAAAAAGTATCCCCGCCTGCAGGAGGTGTCTGCCTGGCGCGACCAGACGATGATCGGGCATAAAAAAGAACTGCCGCACCGTTTCGACGGTAAAAAATACGGTGGTTATTACACGCAGGAACAGGTGAAGGAAGTGGTGGCCTATGCCGCCGCCCGGCATATCAACGTGATCCCCGAGATAGAAATGCCCGGCCACGCGCTGGCCGCACTGGAAGCTTTCCCGGCATTAGGCTGCACCGGCGGACCGTACAAAACGGCTCAGTTCTGGGGCATCTTCGACGATGTGTTCTGTGCCGGTAAAGACAGTACCTTCCTTTTTTTACAGGATGTGCTGGATGAAGTGATCGCCTTATTTCCTTCTTCGTATATCCATATCGGTGGCGACGAATGCCCCAAGGTAAGATGGAAACAATGCCCGGCCTGTCAGCAGCGGATGAAAGCGGAGCACCTGGAGGATGAAGATGCGCTGCAGAGCTATTTTATCCGCCGTATCAGCGATTATGTCAACCGTAAAGGCCGTAAAATTATCGGCTGGGACGAGATACTGGAAGGAGGACTGGCGCCCGGCGCTACGGTGATGAGCTGGCGCGGCGTGGAAGGCGCGGTGATGGCGGCCAGACAAAAGCAGCAGGTGATCATGACGCCGGAAGACGAACTGTATTTTGACCACTATCAGTCATTGTACCCGGAAGAACAAACCGCGGCAGCCGGTTATACGCCACTGGAAGCGGTGTATGGTTATGAGCCGCTGGTGACTGCCGGTGACACGGCGTTGCTGCCTTACATCGCCGGCATCCAGGGGGGAATCTGGAGCGAATACCTGTCTACCGAAACAAAAGCCAACTATATGATTTATCCCCGCTTGCAGGCGACAGCCGAAAGGGCCTGGTCGCCGGCAACCGTGAGGGATTACGATGATTTCACACAACGACTGACTGCGCTGACGGGTGACCGTTATACCACGTGGCGGGAGATCAATTATAAGCTGGACAGCGTAGGCCGCGGCAGCCTGTATGTGACGCTGCACGCCCGTCAGCCGGGCGCGGTGGTCCGCTATACCACCGACGGGAGTGTGCCCGTTGCCGGCAGCCCGGTTTATAAAGGCCGTATCCGGATCTGCCATAGCGCCGTGTTACAGGCGCGGCTGTTTGTGCAGGGCAAACCGGCAGGCCGGTTGTTCCGTCAGCCGTTTGAAGTGTACAAATCCACCGGCGCGCGGGTAACGCTGCAACAGCCGCCGAACACCAAATATACCAGCGACGCGGCGTTGTTGGTCAACGGCGTTGCCGGTACGCACCGTTTCAACGACGGGCAGTGGCTGGGCTTTTCCGCGCGCGACCTGCACGCGTATGTAGACCTCGGCAGTGTGCAGGAGATAAAACTGCTGGGCGCTAATGTGCTCAACTATCACTGGCAGAAAATGTGGGGGCCTGAATCGCTGGTGTTTGAAGTATCGGCCGATGGTAAAAACTTTGAGCGTGTAGCCGCAGCTGATAGTTTCCCGGTGAATGGGACCAACCAGGTCCGGTTGACCGTAAAACCCGTGCAGGCAAGATATATTAAAGTAACGGCTGTCAATAAAGGGGTAATCCCGGCGGGAGAATATGGTGCAGGGGGCAGGGCGATGATGCTGGCAGACGAGATTATTGTTAACTGA
- a CDS encoding SusD/RagB family nutrient-binding outer membrane lipoprotein gives MQRIARYKFILLLGMVLGFASCDKDFEALNVNPNASEKPNIDLLFTQSLLKGSLPLDRAYFFTSYLHCGTYIQHYAIAKEMAGSGAGDKYAVNDFYQSFYYRNVYTNTMTTLAEIIEAAQGPENVNKLAVARLWKALLMQRITDLYGDVPYSEATRGKYNLFQPKYDPQEDIYAALLKDVEEAIKSFDAAKPTFGNADLIYKGNIAQWKKFGYSLMLRMAMRTTRATSTKVVAKDWALKAVAGGVITEGTDNAVVRYSNGPQTYNNNPIAFELVNQDYVPSSKGASNQEWGKFSKTFIDFLKNHNDPRLGVVSVVWTNGSPDTAAALQKGMANGTDVKPANPASYSEPNPATILNYASPLLVMTNAEMNLLLSEVALRGWSSGDKAQLYANGVTAALRNWSLFGAAGTIAPERIIQYVADNALNTGGSFEAQMEQIHTQFWAALLLDEQEAYANWRRTGYPVLVPVKYTGNATGGTIPRRLPYSQTEQGINGVNYNDAVKRQGPDVLTTRMWWDK, from the coding sequence ATGCAACGTATTGCCAGATATAAATTCATATTACTCTTAGGGATGGTGCTGGGTTTTGCCTCCTGTGACAAAGATTTTGAAGCGCTCAACGTCAACCCGAACGCTTCCGAAAAACCAAATATCGATTTGCTGTTCACTCAAAGTCTGCTGAAAGGCAGCCTCCCGCTGGACCGTGCCTACTTCTTCACTTCGTACCTGCATTGCGGTACTTACATCCAGCACTATGCCATCGCCAAAGAGATGGCTGGTTCCGGGGCCGGTGATAAATATGCGGTAAACGATTTTTACCAGAGCTTCTATTACCGGAACGTATATACGAATACCATGACCACGCTGGCGGAGATCATCGAAGCGGCACAAGGTCCGGAAAATGTGAACAAGCTCGCCGTGGCCCGCCTCTGGAAAGCGCTGCTCATGCAGCGTATCACCGACCTGTACGGCGACGTGCCCTACAGCGAAGCTACCCGCGGCAAGTACAACCTGTTCCAGCCGAAATACGATCCGCAGGAAGACATCTACGCCGCCCTGCTGAAAGACGTGGAAGAAGCCATCAAGTCCTTCGACGCTGCCAAACCTACCTTCGGTAATGCCGACCTGATCTACAAAGGCAACATCGCCCAGTGGAAAAAATTCGGGTACTCCCTCATGCTGCGCATGGCCATGCGCACCACCCGCGCTACCAGCACCAAAGTGGTGGCGAAAGACTGGGCGCTGAAAGCAGTGGCCGGCGGCGTGATCACCGAAGGGACAGATAACGCGGTCGTGCGATATTCCAACGGTCCGCAGACCTATAACAACAACCCCATTGCTTTTGAACTGGTGAACCAGGACTATGTGCCCTCCTCTAAAGGCGCCAGCAACCAGGAATGGGGCAAATTCAGCAAAACATTCATCGACTTCCTGAAAAACCATAACGACCCGCGCCTGGGCGTAGTGTCCGTTGTATGGACCAACGGCAGCCCGGATACGGCTGCAGCTTTACAGAAAGGCATGGCCAACGGCACCGACGTAAAACCGGCTAACCCGGCTTCTTACTCCGAACCCAACCCGGCTACCATCCTGAACTACGCTTCTCCACTGCTGGTGATGACCAACGCGGAGATGAACCTGTTGCTCAGCGAAGTAGCGCTGCGTGGCTGGAGCTCCGGCGACAAAGCGCAACTGTATGCCAATGGCGTCACCGCCGCACTGCGCAACTGGAGCCTGTTTGGCGCCGCCGGCACTATCGCGCCGGAACGTATCATCCAATATGTGGCAGACAACGCCCTTAATACCGGCGGTTCTTTCGAAGCCCAGATGGAGCAGATCCACACCCAGTTCTGGGCAGCGCTGCTGCTCGATGAACAGGAAGCGTATGCCAACTGGCGCCGCACCGGTTACCCGGTACTGGTACCGGTGAAATATACCGGTAACGCAACAGGCGGCACCATCCCGCGCCGGCTGCCTTACTCTCAGACAGAGCAGGGCATTAACGGCGTCAACTACAACGATGCCGTAAAAAGGCAGGGACCAGATGTATTAACAACCAGAATGTGGTGGGATAAATAA